Proteins from a genomic interval of Hydrogenobacter sp.:
- the mog gene encoding molybdopterin adenylyltransferase, whose translation MQGKAKIGVLTVSDRASRGEYEDISGRYIIEYLNDVITSPFEIVYRIVPDERDIIEGALVHMSDIDKCCLILTTGGTGPAPRDVTPEATQTVCEKLLPGFGELMRSVSLNQVPTAILSRQIAGIRGSTLIVNLPGKPQSIKVCLDAVFPAIPYCIDLIGGPYITTDEKKVKAFRPSK comes from the coding sequence ATGCAGGGAAAGGCGAAGATAGGTGTATTGACAGTATCCGACAGAGCAAGTAGAGGAGAATATGAAGACATAAGTGGCAGGTACATCATAGAGTACCTAAACGATGTGATCACATCACCCTTTGAAATCGTTTACAGGATCGTACCAGATGAGAGGGACATAATAGAAGGGGCTCTCGTACATATGTCTGATATAGATAAATGTTGTCTTATACTTACTACCGGCGGGACAGGTCCGGCACCGAGGGATGTAACTCCCGAAGCTACTCAAACGGTATGTGAAAAGCTACTTCCCGGATTTGGAGAACTTATGAGGAGCGTTTCTTTAAATCAGGTACCTACAGCTATACTCTCAAGACAGATCGCAGGTATAAGAGGAAGTACGTTGATAGTAAACCTTCCGGGTAAACCTCAATCCATTAAGGTATGTTTAGATGCGGTATTCCCGGCTATTCCTTACTGTATAGATCTGATAGGAGGACCATACATAACTACCGACGAGAAGAAAGTTAAAGCCTTTAGACCTTCAAAATAG